AAAAGTCGGCTCAAACAACACGTGTCAAGATAAATTTTCCAGAATGGCGAAAAAGCTTGCACGCGTCTATATAGACCTCGTTTGATAATTTTCTATCTTGGTATGTATCTCCCAGAAGGCACATCCACAACTTCACACGCAGGCGCGTGCTCAAGTGCCCCAAGGAGATTCTAACAGGTTTGGCTCATAGGGTCAAGGAAAAATTGAGGCTCACGATGTGCCCTCTTGCAACTCTTTACTCTATTAGAACTTGCGAAGTGAGGCTACCATTTTCTCGCTTGGACAAGTGCTTCGACTTCGTCAATTTCTTTCGGGACACCGTCCGTCAGCACTTCACACCCGTCCTCTGTGATGAGGATATCGTCCTCTATGCGGACCCCGATGCCGAGATACGCCGGGGGCACATCCTGTGTATCGTCAGCGACGTAGAGTCCCGGCTCAATGGTCATCACCATGCCGGGTTGGAAGGTTTTGAAATCACCGTTGGATTCGTGGACGCAATTGACATCGTGGACATCTAAACCGAGCATGTGTCCGATCCGGTACATGTAAAACTGTCGGTATGCCTCTTTCTTTATCAATTTCTTTGCTTTTCCCTTGAGGAGACCGAGACTGAGCATGCCTTCCGTCAATAACTCAATCGACTTTTGGTGCGGTTCGTCGATGGAAACCCCCGGACAGATAGCATCAATAATGGCAGTGTGTGCGTCAAGAACAATCTGATAAATCTCTCGCTGCGCTTCAGTGAAGGTGCCGTTCGCGGGAAAGGTTCGGGTCACATCGCCAGAATAGTGACCGTATTCTGCCCCTGCGTCAATGAGGACGAGGGTTTCGTCTTCAATCCGGCAGTCATTCGTTGTATAGTGGAGCGTTGTCGCGTTTCCGCCACTCGCAACGATAGTGGGAAAGGCGACACCGTTTGCGCCGTTCATACGGAACGTGGATTCAACGAGTGCTTCCAACTCGTATTCATACAACCCCGGACGCACCGCTTTCATCGCGGCGACGTGTCCGGCTACGGTAATCTCCGTCGCCAATCGGGTCCGCTGCAATTCCGTCTCATTTTTGATTAACCGCAGCTCGCTGAGAATAGGACTCGGATCCACAAGCGTATCAAACCCCTTGCCCGATCGGATGCGTGACCTGACCGACTGCGTGAAACGGGCGAGAATTTCACCGTCGACATCCGCATTGGCGCCGAGCGTATAGTAAAGCCGTTCGGCACCTTGTAGGTATTTCCCGATTTTTTTACTGAATTTCTCTATCGGATAGGCTTTATCTGCCCCGTAGCGTTTACGAGCGTCCTTAACGCCAACCCGCTTACCGTTCCAGATTTCCGCCTGCTTATCTTTCGGACGCACGAACAGGATATATTGATGTTTCGGATGATCGGGCGCGATGACACAGATCGACTCTGGTTCTTCAAACCCCGTAAGGTAATAAAAATTCGGATCCGGACGATAATTATACTCGGTGTCGTGATTCCAGATTGCGGGGGGTGTACTGGCGAAGATAGCGACCCCGCCACGCCCCATCTTTTCTATAAAGGCTTCGCGATTTTGCTTATACAAACTATTGACTCCTCATAAAGCGATGGATCCATGGAAGAAATGAAAACGAAAACCAAGCCCGTAAGCGAAGCGGAGGGCGACGCTTGAGAATGACACGTCAGCGTCCTAATCCACGTCGTTTACCCGCAAGGTAAAATTAAAAATTAGAGATATTTGATCGGTGTGCCGATTTTGCCGATGATACCACCGCTGGCGACCATTGGATAGACGGGTTTTGCCCAGAAAATACCATCGACTGGCGCACGGATAGACTCCCGAACCTTGCCAAACACATCGCAGATGTCCGCTATAGGTTGATACATCGCAAGTCGATCATACAATTCCGCCTTGTAATAGACGAATCCGCCTTCGTTGCTGAGGACGGGTACAAACTTTTTAACAACGATCTGTCGGTCAGGAATCTGTGGTGTTCCGGCAATGAATTTATAATATTGTAAAACATTGCGCACACCGCGCACCCCCTTTTCGATGCTCTCTGCATCCCATCCGTGGGTGCCCCCTAATTCGGGATCAATTGTTGGAATGCCGACCTCTGGTGCCGCTTGCGCGAGTTGTCCTTGGGGTCCCTTCTGATTGAGAATATGTCCTATGCCGAAAACGCGTGCGAGTTCAAGACAGGCACCGTGAAGCGCGTGTTTCTCGTCAACCCGCACCCGGACCTCGTCGATCATCGGGTGTACCCCACCTTGGTGCAGATCAAGACAATAATCGGCTTGCTGAATGGCGCGTCGAAAGAGATGATATGCTGTCCGTTCGCTCGATGTTCCATCGCGCCTACCGGGAAAACAGCGGTTCATTTTACGGTTGTCTACAGGGCTGAGCGCCTGTTTCGTATGAAACGCGTGAAAATTGACGAGGGGGACGGCGATAATCTTCCCATATAACTGCTCTGGTGTGATCGTAGAGAGCACTCTGTGAACAACGGCGATTCCGTTGAGTTCATCACCGTCACTAATCGCTTGTATGTAAAGTGTTTTGCCGGGGTACGTCCCGTTGATTAGCACAACAGGCAATCGGACAGCCGTTCCATCGGGCATACTGCCGACTTTGATATGTCCTTCTGTTCGGGTTCCGGGTTCGGCGACTAACTGTCCAACGACCAATTGGCTACGGCGAATTTTATTCCTCATAACGGTTATTTTACCAAAATCAGCGAAATAAGTCAAATCATTAGCCGTCAGGGGTCAAGGTTTAGATTCGGAGATCCCTCCTACTGGATTTCAGATTATCTCTTGATTTGAACACGATTTTCTGGTAAACTTATACGTATCATGAACACAGAAAATCAGAAAAAAATTGCTGCAGAAAAAGCGACAGAGCGCGTCCGATCCGGCATGGTTGTGGGATTAGGGACGGGTTCCACCGTTTACTATGCCCTCCTGAAACTCGGTGCGATGGTGCGGGAAGGGCTTGATATTATAGGGATTCCGACCTCTGCAGGCACTGAAAAAATTGCGACAGCACAACAGATACCCCTCGCGACGCTCGCTTCACATCCGAGTCTCGATCTGACGATTGATGGTGCCGATGAGGTAGACAAAGACCTCAACCTCATCAAAGGTGGCGGCGCGGCACTCGTCAGAGAAAAAATCATCGCCAACGCATCTAAAGAGATATTGATTGTTGTCGATGAAAGCAAAGTATCACGTGTCCTCGGCACGACCTTTCCACTTCCTGTCGAAATTGTGCGATTCGGGTGGGAGGCAACACAAACCGAAGTCAACCGGATTTGTGGAAAATCAACGTTACGTCTTTCACCGGCACAGGATGGAAACCAGTTTCCTCTTATCACTGACAACGGAAACTATATCCTCGATTGCCACTTTGATGGGATTCCTGCGCCTGAAGCGGTTGAGTTGCAACTGAACAACATCCCCGGCGTAGTGGAGAATGGGATATTTGTGAACCGTGCCGACAAAATCATCATCGGCACGCCTTCCGGTATCCGGTATATGGGCTAACACCAATGGTTAAATACCAAATCTTATTCCTCCTGTTCCTTCTTGCCTTTATCACGATCTCACATCCAGCCAGCGGTGAAATATTTACAGAAAGCGGATTGGTGGACCTCCCAACGGGGAATGTGCTGAAACACGGGATATTCGGGGCAGGCACATATATGGCGTTCCAGCATTCCTCGGAAACCCTGCGCGCAATTGGAGAGAATAACGTCTTTGGCAACGCTATTGCGATTCGTCTCAACTTCGGACTGTTTGATCGGGTTGGGGTCGGGTTAAAATACCTATGGAACGAACACGACGCTGCATCCTTCATCGATTGGACTGCGACCCTCAAGGTTCAACTTTTAAAAGAACAAGAGGTTGGCACGATTCCGAGTGTAGCGATAGGGATCGAGACGCTCAGCGATAGACTTTTTTCGGGAAATTCGGAAGCGGAAGAGAACGAAAATCCCGCAGCGTTTCTTGCCATCAGCAAGACCTTTAATCTGCCACGGATTCATCAGTTCTCTGGACACCTCGGCGTTGGTACCCAGCGGTTTGCTTTTGGAGAAAGTCCTATCGGTCTGTTTGTCGGACTGAGCAAAGAATTTCAACCGGCTTTCGCGAGGGGCGACATCACGATGAACTTGGAATTCGATGGTGCAGGTGTGA
This window of the Candidatus Poribacteria bacterium genome carries:
- a CDS encoding deacylase, which gives rise to MRNKIRRSQLVVGQLVAEPGTRTEGHIKVGSMPDGTAVRLPVVLINGTYPGKTLYIQAISDGDELNGIAVVHRVLSTITPEQLYGKIIAVPLVNFHAFHTKQALSPVDNRKMNRCFPGRRDGTSSERTAYHLFRRAIQQADYCLDLHQGGVHPMIDEVRVRVDEKHALHGACLELARVFGIGHILNQKGPQGQLAQAAPEVGIPTIDPELGGTHGWDAESIEKGVRGVRNVLQYYKFIAGTPQIPDRQIVVKKFVPVLSNEGGFVYYKAELYDRLAMYQPIADICDVFGKVRESIRAPVDGIFWAKPVYPMVASGGIIGKIGTPIKYL
- a CDS encoding YjbH domain-containing protein, giving the protein MVKYQILFLLFLLAFITISHPASGEIFTESGLVDLPTGNVLKHGIFGAGTYMAFQHSSETLRAIGENNVFGNAIAIRLNFGLFDRVGVGLKYLWNEHDAASFIDWTATLKVQLLKEQEVGTIPSVAIGIETLSDRLFSGNSEAEENENPAAFLAISKTFNLPRIHQFSGHLGVGTQRFAFGESPIGLFVGLSKEFQPAFARGDITMNLEFDGAGVNAGMRYITPSGLQVALGAETLNTPDELRYLAAVSWTNERLVDQINETRGLIKRATELAIEAKRSVSRGSK
- a CDS encoding M24 family metallopeptidase; translation: MYKQNREAFIEKMGRGGVAIFASTPPAIWNHDTEYNYRPDPNFYYLTGFEEPESICVIAPDHPKHQYILFVRPKDKQAEIWNGKRVGVKDARKRYGADKAYPIEKFSKKIGKYLQGAERLYYTLGANADVDGEILARFTQSVRSRIRSGKGFDTLVDPSPILSELRLIKNETELQRTRLATEITVAGHVAAMKAVRPGLYEYELEALVESTFRMNGANGVAFPTIVASGGNATTLHYTTNDCRIEDETLVLIDAGAEYGHYSGDVTRTFPANGTFTEAQREIYQIVLDAHTAIIDAICPGVSIDEPHQKSIELLTEGMLSLGLLKGKAKKLIKKEAYRQFYMYRIGHMLGLDVHDVNCVHESNGDFKTFQPGMVMTIEPGLYVADDTQDVPPAYLGIGVRIEDDILITEDGCEVLTDGVPKEIDEVEALVQARKW
- the rpiA gene encoding ribose-5-phosphate isomerase RpiA → MNTENQKKIAAEKATERVRSGMVVGLGTGSTVYYALLKLGAMVREGLDIIGIPTSAGTEKIATAQQIPLATLASHPSLDLTIDGADEVDKDLNLIKGGGAALVREKIIANASKEILIVVDESKVSRVLGTTFPLPVEIVRFGWEATQTEVNRICGKSTLRLSPAQDGNQFPLITDNGNYILDCHFDGIPAPEAVELQLNNIPGVVENGIFVNRADKIIIGTPSGIRYMG